The nucleotide sequence CATACATATGTCAATGTATTGCTATATTCgtttttcataattcaacacactaaataaataatatcacATATCATCAATCATTAATATAAATTTGATAATAATTTGATTCactaaaatatttcatataatGAATAATGCAAAATTGAAATAGAACCTGTTAATATATTAAAGTAAAATTCAAACATCGTCACCGAAAACTTTGATAAGAACTccaacttcaaattttttttcttttcttccttttataTGATGTTTTTGTTTTCCCTCtgatttttctcttctctttcagTGTTTTTCTTTTCAGTCTGCAATATAGTGTAGCATGATGTCTGCTAGACTAATCTACGTATATTTATTCTGGGATGGGAGAAGTCCTTAAATAGAAGAATTCTTTAGAGAAAAGTGTGGGGGGAACAGTCACtggttattttgaatttgattttttttaattgtatatatagaagataataataataacaaatttattttagttatttattttttaactaaaaatgaattaaaaataaaataagagttaaaataatatcggactaaatatgaatatttaatattgaaatatatatatatatattaaactcggaGAGagtcaaaatcacgtgtctatattttgcccctctttgtttgaaatctcgaagagtttttatacaaagaagtagacaaagagatgatttttgaccctccaattattcaaaaagtgaagataaaataaaataaaataaaaaatgtgatcGAGTCCTGGTTTcggaccgcctacatatcccggATTATAAAGAAATCAGGTCACGTAGAGTTCAATGGTAAAAAGGTGAGAGAAAGAGATAAAGGTCGAGTGAGGTTCGATCAAGTTTTCGGTTCACGACTTTTGTTTTTTACATCTAAATGATTcgcaaaaacaaaaaatgaaaaatacaaatgaaagatGCAATTTCTCTAGAATCTTGATTTGAATtttcatgacttgaacttgaaaattcaccctattcttcatgcTGACTCCtgatttgctttttttttttctcttcaccTTGTTCGTTAGGTGGGCTCCTAATTCgttacttcttcaccctgttcctTAGGCagactcctgacttgctatttcttcaccctgttcttcaggcgggctcctgaacttttttttcttcactctattcttcaggcgaactcctaaactttttttttctttaccttgttcttcaggcgggctcctgaacttactttttcttcaccctgttcttcaggcgggcttttggactttcctttttcttcaccctgttcttcaggtgggctcctagacttttttttcttcaccctgttcttcaggcaggctcctggacttactttttctacactctgttcttcaggcgagctcctggactttctttttattcaccctgttcttcaggagggcttctggacttcttttttctttacccTGTTTTTCAGGAGGGCTCCAGGACTTTTTTTTcctcatcctgttcttcaggcgggctcctagacttactttttcttcaccctgttcttcaggcgggcttcgggactttctttttcttcaccctgttcttcaagcgggctcgtggacttcttttttcttcaccctgttcttcaggcaggctcctggactttttttttcttcaccctattcttcaggcgggctcctggactttctttttcttcaccttgttcttcaggcgggctcctgaactttttttttcttcaccctattcttcaggtggactcctggactttctttttcttcaccctgttcgtCAGGCGGGCTCCTGTACTTCCTTGAGGgttgatcaaatattttatatattttttgatattttttgttgttaattattgtgatttacagtATTTTCTTATGTAGTTTTCGAATAATATATATGAACTCTCTGCTTCACTTTCTGATTTATGTGACACTAATTTCTAATTTGTTATCTGAAGAGTCAAAtaatcttttttatatatttttaatttattttacttttaaataatatttgttaTGTCCAATAATAAAGCTTAGAGCCGACATGTTTAATTACCATTCAGCCCTTTATATATGTCACTGGATGGCCCGTGCCCATGAAATGCACGGGCATATCACGTACAGATCAAAAAAGGTATGATGTTGagaaaaatagtttatttttttattgttttgtagTTGCGAAGAAAAAAAGCAACATCATCAAGCTAATAATGATATAATACACTTTACAGTATGTACATTCATTTGTGAAACAAAATGGTACAATACTTTGTCAAGATTGCTTCCATGAGAGAGGGGGGGATCAATTAAACTATCCATGTTTTTGTAGGATGTCCCAACTAATACAGAAGCGTACCGCTAGAATTGAggagaatttgaatttttgacAGTTTTCATACATCATCTTAATATCCACTGAAAAAAGAACAAAACATTagaatcataaaataaaagaccTATTATTTAAGATTATCAATGTCCGTTAAAATAGAGGAAGATATACAACAATTTTAAAAGTCAACAGATAAGAAGCAAGAGAGCTATGAAGTTCAaagcaaaaggaaaaatatttgaaaagtaCTGCATCATGACGGTAAACCAGAAGTTTAGTATTACTACGGAAATTTTACGTAAGTCCACCCTAAAACATTAACCTAAAGAATGCAGTAGTAATACAATTTTCAGCAGCATTATGCAATCCAAAATATGAACCATTAAGGTTCTTTTAACGCAGTAAGCGGATTACAAGCATAAAATTCCTATAAGaagcaattattttttattccaaataaaaatgaaaagaaaattatcttATATTTTGATCAAAGTGAATATGACTGGTGGGTAGATGAGTAAAATTACAGAGGAACATATAAAGGACAATTTAGATGGATTAACCATAGAGCAGGTAAACATTAAAGGTTTTTTGAACTTGTTTCCTCAAATATGTCAATTGTAATTGCTTGAACAAGGAAACATACAATGCAAGCAATCAAGGACAAGAGATTGTTCATTTTAGATCACCATGACAACCTCTAATGTTATACTTAAAATGCATAAACTCAACTACAATACAGACGTATACCTcaaaaacattatttttcttgaaagaagATGGATCATTGACACCACTTGCTATTGAGTTAACTCGAGAGGATGAGTAGTCGAGAACTGTTAGCAAAGTATATACACTGACAGACGGAATATTGTTGTTAAGAGTGGATAATAATTTATGTTGAAACCACAAAGCATTTTCAATAACATACTCCATTGTCAATTACAATATTAACAACATTTGTCCTCAAGTAAAGCAACAATTGTATCATATCATCTGCGTAACGCGAAAGAACcaactttttttttgtattttgtgcttTATGATGAAACTGCAATTTCCAAAATTTAGTTATAACAACTAATCCATGAGAAATctcattatataaaaaatatggatttaataaatttatatttctactggttaaatagcaatatttttaaacaaatatttcaGCACTGCAACCCAAGGAAATAGAGTACCCACTATGCACAAATTGGGCATAAATGAATTCAGGCTACTTCAGTAGAGGGGCACACTAATTGTTTACACATGGGTATCATTTATACCCATAAAAATTAACATTTGAACTATGTGAATGTAATGTATAGTTGGAGAAAAACTCACCAGTTTTATCATTTGAGAAATTTTAACTAACAATTTAAGAGTACTACCCTAAGTATCTCTGACTAATAATAATGAAATCTTAGGATTAAAGAGTATCTCATGACCTTCATTATGAGAAGTCTACAAACTATCCAAACTGCAAGCATTGGTGTCCCTTACCTTCATCAACACCAATACCATATTAAGCACTAGTCAAAATGAATAATGGAAAGGAATCAATAATCTATATGGAAAAGTATTATGGTGCTAACCTTAGATATTCTTCTTTGTATTGCTTTTTCAAGACATTGAATCACTATTTGTTTTCACGTATCTGATTTTGTTGGTGATCCATCCAGATATCTTATGCAGTATTTCTAGTAACAAATAAAGTTTATCATGAAGTCCACAAATATAGAGAGAAAACATTCTAGTTAGATGAAAAGAGACAAACCAATATAAGATTTTTGAAATACATAGGAAAATATAGCACCTCGTAAGTTTTTGGTCCGTCAGCATCTATACTGCTATGAAAAACCAACAAGATGTACAACTCCCAAAGTATTATATATAATACAAATTAGAAGTTTTAGGCAATTGTTACACCAAATTATCATTATTGAGTAATCATTTTCATGCCAATTGAcaatatattttacctttttggATCATCCGATTCTTCAATTGTTAAATGTTAATAGTTCTTGTCTACAATCATCAGTTAATTAAGCCTTTCTCTCAGTTTGAGAGGCCACTATGTAGCGACATAATGGCATCTCTTAATTTTTACTATCTCTAAGAACATTGCATAAAAGTTTGTTGATTATAAGCAAATTTTCTGCGACAACAGTTGCAATGTAGCTAATGAAAGATATCAAGCTATGCACTTGTAGTCATCTAATATGTACTTCGTATTAAAAGCAATTCACCCGCACACTTTAACATTCACTAATACTCATCATATTGCATAAAAAATTGGCGAGGTCAACACTTTCTTTAGACAGTACACATTGTCTTCCACtttcaattaagttaattaaaaggTGGCTCATTCCTACCCCCAGTTGAACTTCTTACAAAAGGAGTAGAGAAACAATGTAGATCAGGAGACTAAAATTGAAGAACACCTTTaaaaaggtctaaataaaaatattatgaaaataatatataaggacaaaactaataaatataagaaaaaaacaatatgcatgcgtaaccattttattgcacaataaaaatgaggacaaaactaattaatataaaaaaagcaatatgcatgtgtaactagTTTATTGCACcgtaaaattaccgaaataccgttggtagtcatttaataaggaacaaaaagatatttataagaaattactaccatgtatattttaattacaaaagtttaaataaaaatattattaaaatgatATATGAGGACAAagctaataaatataagaaaaaaacaatatgCATGAGTAATCATTTTAtagcaccataaaaatgaggacaaaactaataaatataagaaaaaaatatgcatCTGTAGCCACTTTATTTACTATTACTActtatataagtgaaggttggggtgactaaaattaccgaaatatccTTGATAGTCAcgtcaaccttcacttatatatagtagtaataaatTTACACATTTTTTATCTGACTACTTTATCATACTCCAAAATGGTGTTATAAAATAAACATTTTCACATAATTGCCGAGTTGTCTTGTTAATTCATTCACGTATATCCACAACTAAAAATCGTTTGGTTGGAAacaagttatgctgggattagttaTATTGAGATTAGTTATCCTGATATTACTTTTTATtagttgtttggtttgtggtactaaaaacaATATGCATtacattctttttaaaaatagatagtttatttacaaaaatattcttcacctcatagcttaattattttccttcatattaaaccatacaaaagaaattaaaaagttactttTTTTTAACTTATTAGTTTTTTACCCTAAAAGtatatgttaagaaatttatgttaatAATTCTTCAACGTGCATGAAGCTGTAACATtttatgttaaattacttattttgtcctaaattctataaaatattgataatctcatttttagtaaaaaaattaatcataaaaaaatgtgaaaaagaattactctcattttttcattattttttgtatcattaattggagagtcaaattatattttttaaaacattaaattttcaaatatttttagctaaatataaaaaaataaatttttatttaataattaagcatgtattaagttagaaaggaaatgtcaagatactttaattacttgtccatgataaatttgttaggaaatatgaaaatttggaataagattaataaacatatctacaaaatagaaagacaataaacccttgaatcaattttgaatttgattgtataaataggaGTAGTTTTTATGGTGTTACTATCTTTCcatgattcattatttttgtagcatttaacaagctcatataattgttcaaatttagcAAACGGATaaaaatttgtagagtaattaaaatttaaattagggataaaattcacacacacacacacacacacacatatatatatatgaaaaattataatCGAGAATTGGGAGGGTAATTATGTCTTTTCACGAAtttatcccaaggataaattAAGGTGGGATTGTTATACCACCAgggatcgtttggtgtgaggtataagatATAAGTTGTTCCGGGATAAAATGAAagattattttatctcatgtttggttggaggtattagttaataccgggataacttatcccacagtttacaccatagtgatggaataagttatcccatatgaATGATAGAATAAGTTATCTCGGGTAATTTCGGAATaactaatcccaaaattaattatttcggGATAacaattttccaaccaaacgacccccaAATATATGAGTAACTTATCCAGAAACTATTTATtagtaccgggataagttatcccgaattaGGCAACCAAACGAAGCACTAAAACTTTTGTACcaggattattattttattccggGACTATTTGTATTAGCACCTCACACCAAACAACCCgtaggggttgtttggtgtgaggtactagAGCAAATAATCCCGGAATAAAATAATAGTCctgggataatttttttaatgcatTGTTTGGTTGGTAATACTAGGAATAACTTATTCCGAGACTAATAATAGTACCggataagttatcccacacaTTTAGTGGTATAAGTTATTCCACCCTAATTTATCCTTGGATAGcattataaaataacaaaactatCCCCAAAACCTGTGATTTTCATTTCACACAcacgtatatatttaatttatgaatatattatacgttaaatttatttgaataattattatatttatttatatattttaatttctctaaaagataattaaaatgtCGACTCATTgttgaattatatattttaaactaaatagttttttaatcaccTGGAAAGTGAtattatatatatcaattaaaataaattttaatattttatattatatgagtgatatgtatttaaataaaGTGACATAAATAACAGATCcttttttactttaacaaacttaagttggaagtttttatttcaaactaaataagatgtagtaagattttttttaaacacacacaacataatcatgggaagacacacacaaaaaattaaagctaaataagatgaaagtttatttttaaaatacacacgatataatcatgaaaatgcacacacacacaaaaaattaagctaaataagatgaaagttttatttttaagaataaatatttaaagcttgaaaagaaatataatatataaaaaaagttaaataagatgaaaggtattttggtaatcaattaatttattcttagaaattatacaatacatattactttaaatacaacaaaccaaacattcaataaaaaataatccatcATAACTACTCCCAATATAACTTATCCTATCATAACTCAATATAACTTATTCCATCATAACTTATACCAATTAATCTTTAATAGCTTAATTAGTTAGTTGCTTGAACTTTCACCTTATTAGCGACAGTCCCACATTATAATTCCCTTCCCCTATccccatatttttttaaaaaagacatcATAACTTATGTCATCCTAACTATTCGCAAGCAAACAACCCACTAGTATTATTTTCATCTCCCACTCTTCCCATTTTTAATTACACTACAAAACCCAAAAACCCTTGATCCAAAACCCGAAAGTCCAATTCATTTCCTCCTCCCGTAGCCACCGCCTACCTCCACTGCTCCAGCCAAGTCCGGTCATCCTCAAATACTCACCACCGCGTCCCATATACTCTCCTCCCCCCTCTCCACTCCCCGTTTCCTACTTAAAACTCCAAATCCCAAAGGGTTTGAATATGTTGGAAGACTAGGTAAGTTCACCCGTCAGCCTCCACGGTATGCATCCGAAAAGAATCTGAATTCGTCTCCGGTATGTTCTGCGTGTTCTTTTTTTCATACTCAAACTCAATTGATTTCTTTTCTTAGCTGATTTTGAGATTTGGGTATTGGTGTGGGTTTAATGATTAAGTTCTGATTAATACTTGTCCTATGTTACAGCCCCAGTTTCGCTTAGGTCCCGGTTTGATTCTATACTCATGCTCGTTGTATTTGATTACATGCGTCAAAATTTGAAATCTTATCGTGACTTGTTTCGAAAACTCATTTTACCAGAGTCTATCTTGATTTCCATGATCATCTAGAGTTATAAAGTAGCCTTGATTCATATGATGATATGGTAATTTTGCCTAATTTGCCTTCTTTCTTGCTCAAGTTTGATTATTACAGCCTCCAACGTGGATATATTTGGTTAACATTGACTAATTCGTGATAAAATGGATTCGATTGTCTAGATGAGATCCCTATTGATTTATGCTCTCACTTGGCAACTACTTTAACTGAAAAGTCCGTACATTGAGGAGTAATTGCTCAACCTCGTGCAAAGTCTTTAAAAAGACTTCTTAGACAAAGTGCAATGACCATCGAGCTATAAGTGTATCATCTAGATCACTCCCTATGTAGAAGGAAAAAtttttggggggagggggttTTCCTAATGGGATCACCCCGTTTAACTAAAATAATACTTTGCAACCGGATTAAGGATTGCTTATATTATTCAGCAGGCACAAACTATCATCTCCTACTACCTGCCTAAGTTTGgttattagttttttttattaaacCAGTGTTATCAAAAGCGAAAAGCACAAAAAAGTTGTAAGGTCTGTTGGGGCTTAAAGCGCAAATAGAAGCGTGGACTTCAATTAAAAAGGCACAaagggagaaaaaataaatatttatgtttagtccaagactaataattataagcatgGATGACAAATATCTGAACAAAGAAATTGAGAAACAATTATGATAGAGTGGAGCATCAATTGTTTAGTGGTGCCTTTTCGGAAGAGACTCATTGGCAAGGAGAAGTATGTCTTAAAACCTTGATGATGATAGTGAAGCGCACATAAAGCGAGGCAAAGCGCTCAACACGTTTTGAGCCTCATTCTCGGGCTTACGCGCGCCTTTGATTAGACCTAGAATCTCacttaaaaaatgataaaactaaCACTCCTAAAATGCCTACCCGTTCCAACTTAgggtccaagaggcattggacttacTATTTTTGATGTGCGTCTAGACACAGAGAAATCTTAGGTTGCTTAATTAGACTCAGGATTAGGTCAAACAGAATAAATAGGACTGTGGGACAAGTATCACACAATGGTTTTCAAGTAAGCAagcctcttgattaattaaaGCCGCTAGGTGATAAATTAAATCCTATAGGCATGATATCTTTTGATGAATGATACTTAAGCTGGCGATGCCATGAAACCATCATTTCCTATGGACATAATATCAAACACTGTTAATTTATGAGGGCATGCTTCAATGCAAATTAATGTCTATATGCATTGTTTCTAGCTGTATGAGGATACTCAACTTCGACCAATCTAGATAACATGAATAATCTCCTATGGATGGGTTATCCAACCGGAAGCAGACATGCcaaatatgatgaaaaaaatatatcctAAATGTGATTCTGCCAATGAGCATTAACTAAATGAACATGCTCCACATTTTTAACTTCTAGCCATAACTTTTATAAACATGATTTTCAATAACGCTGGAAATTAACCACGATTCGGCTGGACATGCTGAAATTTTTGGATAATGCATTATTTAGTTCattataaaaatgattattttgtgtcaaacttaaatttttaataatttttaaagctTATGGATATAAATCATGTTTTGTGTTTTTTCcgaaaaagagtaaaatatgttTTCCAAAAGCTATAGCTAAATACATATTGAAACATCATTCAAACTCTATCCAAATctaattttccaaaaatattttgaaatttatggcCAACTCTAGCTTGCAGACCATGAATTTGAGGTCCAAGCCCAGGTATACTTAAAATACTTTTTATCCTCCTCCCTAAACAAGAGCATACCAGGGTGATTCATTTTACTTGGTGTATGATGGGAGAACACTGCTTTACTGttgctagtttttttttttaaaaaatgcaattttatttacaaataaaGGTGATTACACAGATAACAGATCAATTCCAATTTTACTGCTTAATTCTGCATAAAATCATCAAACACAACCAAAGTCTTCAAAAATCTTTACATTAACAATTTGGATCATCATCCTCTATCTAAATTCACAGATCAACATTCGGGCTCTCTTTGGGTTCATCAAACTTCGGTTCATTAGCATCAACAACAGTATATCGATCTTTTCTAGCATCTTGGCTTGATTTGGGGGTAATTTTGGAGCTTTTTGATGTGGTCTTCAATGATTCTTTTGCTCAAGTGAGAATTTTGTGTGTTTTACTTTTGCTAGTTAGTCTTGATGCTCCCTGAAAAAACTCAATGGTGAACAAGGCATGGAGAATAATCCCAAGGTCCCTTCTTGAAACTGTCCTCAACAACCATGCTCAACACCACCGTGTACCTCAACCCCTTATCCTTCACGGCCCTCGTGGCGTCGGCAAAACCACCCTCATTCTCGAACGTAAGTAATAGGTCTAAGTTAGACATGGATTTGGTATTGATACAATCAGGAGGTGacgggttcaagccgtggaaacagcctcttgcataaatgcaaggtaaggttgcgtacaatagacccttgtggtccggcccttccCTGGACCCGGCTCGGGCTGCCTTCCTTCTAACAATTGTGTTTGGCAGGTCTCATGGGTAAATGGAACAGTGGCCCTCATATCACAGGCTACATAGACTTTGCTGAATCTGTGAAAGATCATCACCCAATTCATGGACAATCATTTCCATGGGGTTCTTGGTCCAACTGTTCACCGCCTTCGTTGCCTTTTCTTacaacgcaacttgaaacctgtcttGAATCAATGACCCGCAAGGGTATTAAGCTTGGAACTATAAGTTCTCATCAGATATTTGCTGTTTTAAGTAAATGGCATGGGATCAGTACAGCACTTAAACAGATCCTAAATGGTAGTAATTTCAACCCCAGAAAGGCTGTTTCAGTTGGGAATAATTCGGTATTGAATTTATGGGAAAGAGCTGTTTTTGCATCAAGTGTTCGGTTAAATGCCCAAGAGAGTGGTGGGTTGAGTTTGGAGGAAGAAACATATTATAGGGAAGCAACATCAGCTCTGAATTTGGCTAAAGAGGTTATAAGGGTGCAGCAAAAGTGGAGTGCTAAAGCAATCAAGCATTTGAATCAAACTGGCGGGTTTTCGAGGTCGTTGGCAAATTCAGCAACTGATTGGCCCTGTTTGTTATTGGAACTCCTTTCATCTGCTGCTGAAATAGATTATTTTCAGGTAATCTGAATGtagttggattttttattttatgcaaTTACAGGAGCTTAAATTGTTTTTTTGTATAAGAAAAATGGCCATTTATATGTATTGATGAGAAGTATGAGTAGGGAGCTAAAAATGATGTGCGCCTAGTTAGCACATTCTTCACCCTGTACTCTCATAGCCAAAGGCTCTGAAATATGAATAACTTCTGTCTTGTGCTTTGCATAATATTGATGTTTTCGAGGTTGGACATGTAAAAATGAGTAGCCGAAGCTGGTCATAAACAATATTGAAGTTCTAAAGAATGCAATGCGGACGGATGATTCTACAGTCTGTGCATCCATGTATCATGATAGTCTTATATGGAGAATAATAGCCTTGGGTGCAAATGAGAGGTCTCTTCCAGTTATTCTTGTAACATCTGATAGGTAACGCAACACAACTTTTTCTATTAGCCTAAGACCTGCATTTGTGATGCATCTCAATGGACCAAGCtgttaaacttaaattttataatgTTCAGTTGCGTCATTTTTGAAATGCAATTATTATGTCTAAGACCTGCATTTGTCATCCATCTCAATGGATCATGTCGTCAAAGTTTTCATTTTATAATGTTCAGTTGCATCATGTCTTTAGAAATGCATGCATTTTCTTCCTCAATGTTATATCTAGCATCTAGATAAGTCATACAAAAGTAGAATTTATATGCTTcctctcttatttcagaaatttCAAGTTCAATAGTCACAGAGTACATATACAGATAAAAAGAAATGTAGCACTCCAACTTCCTTATTCTATAAAAGAAATGCTGTAAAGTAATATGCCTTATACCAAAAGAAAGGCTTTAAAGTGAGATGTCTTTTGCGGTTAAAGTGCATGAACTGTAGAGTAATATAATTGGCTTGAGGTGGTCTGGGTGAAGTGCTACCTATCCTCCTTGGCACATTTGATGCATTTTTAAACCTGGAAGCATCCTCTTGATCTTCTGTGAATGAGGAAGCTAAAGTACAAGTTACTCCATCCAGTTCAT is from Capsicum annuum cultivar UCD-10X-F1 chromosome 5, UCD10Xv1.1, whole genome shotgun sequence and encodes:
- the LOC107852525 gene encoding uncharacterized protein LOC107852525 isoform X1, which codes for MVNKAWRIIPRSLLETVLNNHAQHHRVPQPLILHGPRGVGKTTLILERLMGKWNSGPHITGYIDFAESVKDHHPIHGQSFPWGSWSNCSPPSLPFLTTQLETCLESMTRKGIKLGTISSHQIFAVLSKWHGISTALKQILNGSNFNPRKAVSVGNNSVLNLWERAVFASSVRLNAQESGGLSLEEETYYREATSALNLAKEVIRVQQKWSAKAIKHLNQTGGFSRSLANSATDWPCLLLELLSSAAEIDYFQPKLVINNIEVLKNAMRTDDSTVCASMYHDSLIWRIIALGANERSLPVILVTSDSYYSYRAYMDFGFPDIFISRETFGWTPAEAKMHMVGDYFSQSEWNVIVEVVGPNPRHLFEIYALKLSNYYQKVMSEKSSKFEDIVDAYLAYLQVTVVNPAMDRALSLLQKFAVDARNGRILKNKLCFGAPWRHPPTSDDPTLCRQWAKIQLMDFVQCLVNAEFGVNYLADCSLEIFDDPSAIALLEVGLLYSQRDPSFLRPVSRGIQRCLVRWLVQERIQLHLKNSLQYLWQRVIRGRSYRHLMLEVGYK
- the LOC107852525 gene encoding uncharacterized protein LOC107852525 isoform X3 encodes the protein MVNKAWRIIPRSLLETVLNNHAQHHRVPQPLILHGPRGVGKTTLILERLMGKWNSGPHITGYIDFAESVKDHHPIHGQSFPWGSWSNCSPPSLPFLTTQLETCLESMTRKGIKLGTISSHQIFAVLSKWHGISTALKQILNGSNFNPRKAVSVGNNSVLNLWERAVFASSVRLNAQESGGLSLEEETYYREATSALNLAKEVIRVQQKWSAKAIKHLNQTGGFSRSLANSATDWPCLLLELLSSAAEIDYFQPKLVINNIEVLKNAMRTDDSTVCASMYHDSLIWRIIALGANERSLPVILVTSDSYYSYRAYMDFGFPDIFISRETFGWTPAEAKMHMVGDYFSQSEWNVIVEVVGPNPRHLFEIYALKLSNYYQKVMSEKSSKFEDIVDAYLAYLQVNYLADCSLEIFDDPSAIALLEVGLLYSQRDPSFLRPVSRGIQRCLVRWLVQERIQLHLKNSLQYLWQRVIRGRSYRHLMLEVGYK
- the LOC107852525 gene encoding uncharacterized protein LOC107852525 isoform X2; this encodes MGKWNSGPHITGYIDFAESVKDHHPIHGQSFPWGSWSNCSPPSLPFLTTQLETCLESMTRKGIKLGTISSHQIFAVLSKWHGISTALKQILNGSNFNPRKAVSVGNNSVLNLWERAVFASSVRLNAQESGGLSLEEETYYREATSALNLAKEVIRVQQKWSAKAIKHLNQTGGFSRSLANSATDWPCLLLELLSSAAEIDYFQPKLVINNIEVLKNAMRTDDSTVCASMYHDSLIWRIIALGANERSLPVILVTSDSYYSYRAYMDFGFPDIFISRETFGWTPAEAKMHMVGDYFSQSEWNVIVEVVGPNPRHLFEIYALKLSNYYQKVMSEKSSKFEDIVDAYLAYLQVTVVNPAMDRALSLLQKFAVDARNGRILKNKLCFGAPWRHPPTSDDPTLCRQWAKIQLMDFVQCLVNAEFGVNYLADCSLEIFDDPSAIALLEVGLLYSQRDPSFLRPVSRGIQRCLVRWLVQERIQLHLKNSLQYLWQRVIRGRSYRHLMLEVGYK